GAGGCGCGCGCGGCACGCTATCCGGTCGCGGAGGCGCTGTTCATCTCGCACGGCCCCAAAGCGAACGGCAAGCGACTCTCGGCGGTATCGGCCTGGCGCGTGGTGAAGGAGGCGGCGCACTGGCTGGCCGACGAGCGCGCGGCGGAAGGCGCCGCCGAGAAGGAGGTCGCGGCGATTCGCGCCGTATCGCCGCACGGCCTGCGCCATTTTCTGGCCCAGGCGTTGCTCGATGCCGATGCCGAGTACAAAGACATCGCGGAGCTGCTCGGCCACAGCTCGACGGTGGTCACGGAGCAGGTCTATGCCCGCCCGGATGAGCAGCGCACGCACGAGCTGGTCGACACGTTAGCGCCGCGTCCGCTGCTGGGAGCGCGCAAGCGAAAGGCGTGAGAGGCAGCGGACGTGCATGTCGACTCGCGCCGGGGGCTGATCCGAGCCAATCAGGAACCGCCCTTTTCGGCGGCGACGATCGGACCTTCTTCGCGTGCGCGATGCGCTTACCGGCTGCCTGCGCCTGACTCGTCGTGGGCCATCGAGCGCTGCGCGCACGCCAGCACCGCGTCGACGATCCCCTGATAGCCCGTACAGCGGCACAGGTGCCCGGCCAGCGCCCGACGAATCTCTGCTTCTGTCGGGTGCGGGTTGGTGTCCAGAAAGCTGCTCATCTGGACCACGATGCCTGGCGTACAGAAGCCGCACTGCAATCCATGATGCGCGCGCAGCGCGCGCATCAGCGGTGTGAGCCGCCCATCCGGCGCAAGCCCCTCGATGGTTGTGATCGTCTGACCATCGGCCTGCACGGCCAGCATGAGGCAGGAGCGAACGGCCTCTCCGTTCAGCAGCACGGTACACGCGCCGCAGATCCCTTGCTCACAGCCCAGGTGGGTTCCAGTCAATTCGAGATCCTCACGCAAACAGTCCGCAAGGGTCAGTCGCGGCTCAACCGACCGGGCATACGTCACGCCGTTCACGGTCAGCGTGATCGGGTGTTGATCGGGCATGGCTCACCTCCCTCAGTGACCGGCCTGGCGCAAAAGCTCCCGAATCCGAGGCGGGGTAAACGGCTGTTCGGTCACGCGCACGCCGAATGGAGCCAGCGCATCGGCAATCGCATTCATCACAGCAGGCACGGCCCCAAGCACGCCGCCTTCGCCCATTGGCTTCACCCCGTAGGGCGTCAGGGGCGAGGGAGTCACGATGTGCTCGATGCGCACCGCTGGCACGTCCGCTGCCGTGGGAAGCAGATAATCGGCGAGCGTCATCGCGAGCGGATGACCATCATGATCATACGCCAGGCGCTCGTATAAGACGCCGCCAATGCCCTGCACGGTCGCCCCCAGGATCTGCCCGTCGACGACCATCGGGTTGAGCATCGTGCCACAATCTTCGACCACGACATACCGGTCGATGCGTACCTGCCCGGTCGCAACATCCACCTCGACCACGCAGGCATGAGTCGCGTTGGAGAACGATGCAAAGGGTGGATCGTAGCGACCGATCGTTTCCAGGCCTGGCGTTTCTCCTTCCGGCAATCCGGCGAGGTGGAAATGCGCCGTATGCGCAATGTCCTTCAGCGTCACCTCGCGATCGGGCACGCCTTTCACCCCGACGCGCCCGCCACCACGTAGCTCCATGTCCTCAGGAGCCGCTTCCAGAAGATGAGCGGCGATGCGCAGGATCTTTTCGCGGATCGTACGGCTGGCGTGCGATGTCGCTCCGCTGCCGACGACGGCGCTGCGGCTGGATTGTGTCCCAGCGCCATACGGATCGCGCGCGGTATCTCCATACAGGATCGTCACGTCGGCCATATCAACGCCCAGCTCTTCAGCGACGACCTGAGCCAGGGTGGTATCCAATCCCTGGCCGTGGTTTAAGAGGCCGACCATCACCGTCACCTGACCGGTTGGCTCGACGCGCACCGTCGCGCTATCCCAGCCTGAGATCTCGCTCCCCATGCTGTGGTATACCTGATTGCTGAACGCGCCCGGCTCGATATACGTCGCGATGCCTAAGCCGAGATACCGACTCTGCTGGCGGGCCTGCGCCTGCTCGTGGCGAAACTGCGGGTAATCGATCAGGTCAAGGGCTTTTTCAAAGGCCTCGTCGATCGAAAGGAAGATCAGCGGAAAGCCCATCGTCGTCATGTAGGGCTGGTCCTCACGGCGAACGATATTTTTGCGCCGCACGTCGACCGAGTCCAGCCCTAGTTCGTGGGCGATCACCTCGATGATCCCCTCGCTGACCACGCTGTAGATATTGGGCGGGGCGCGGAACGGCCCAACCGGGCATTTGTTGGTCGCGACGGTGTACGCTTCAAAGCCATAGCTCGCAATGTTCCAGTGACCGGGGATATAGCTGGCGCCCAGATACGTGAACATCTGGGCGGGCAGCGGAATGGCAGGGTAGGCACCGGCATCGGTGAAGAGCCGCGACCGCATGCCCAGGATCGTACCGTCCGACCTGACCGCCGCCTCGATGTAGCACGTCTCTTCGCGCGCGTGGTGGCCCGCGCTGAGATTTTCAATGCGGTCTTCAATCCATTTCACGGGACGACCAAGCTCGCGAGCGATGAGACACAAGACCACATCTTCACGCTGTAAGATCGACTTTTGCCCGAAGCCGCCGCCGACATCCGGTGTGATCACGCGCAGCTTGTGCGCCGGGAGGCCAAGCAGCGCGGCGAGCATATCGCGCAGCTTATGCGGCGCCTGGGTCGAGGCATAATACAGCATGGCCTGCCGGGCAACATCCCAGTCGGCAATGCCGCCGCGTGTTTCGAGGGGCACATGCGTTTGACGATGCTGACGAAACACCGCCGACACGATCGTGTCGGCGGTCGCAAAGGCACCGGCGACATCGCCCATCTCTTGAGCGTACTGCGCGAGAATGTTGTCGCCGAGATCTTCGTCGACCAGGGGAGCACCAGCCGCAATCGCCTGTTCGGCGTCGATCACGACGGGCAGCCGCTCGTAATCGACCTCGATCAGGTCGAGCGCATCCTCGGCCACGTAGCGGCTGCTCGCGACGACAACCGCGATCGGATCGCCGACAAAGCGCACTTTGTCTACAGCCAGCGGGTAGCTCCGCGTCGTCTTTGTCACCGGCGGGTTGCCGACGATCATCATCGGCCGGGCCAGCTTACCGACGAGCATCTCGCCGGTGTACACGCCAAAGACGCCGGGCAGGGCTCGTGCCCGCGTGGTATCAATCCGCGTGAGACGCGCGTGGGCGTGGGGGCTGCGTAAGAACGCCACATGCGCCATGCGCGGCAGCTTGATGTCGGCAATGTACTGCCCCCGCCCAAGCAAAAAGCGTGGGTCTTCGACGCGCTGGACGCGGCGGCCAATGAAGCGGGGATCGGATTGCCCGGCTGTCGTCATCTCGATGCTCCGTATCAGTCTACCGTTGAATCCGTTGTCCGGCGCTGGTGTCAGGGACGAGGAGGCATCCCGGAGCCGCGACGCGCTCGCTGCGCTGCCTCGGTGAGCGCACGACCAGCCAGCACCGCCGCAACCTCTCGCCGGTAGGCCGCCGAGGCATGCATATCGCTCGGCGGGTCAAGCAGGGACGGAAGATCCGCCACGGCTGCGCGAATCGTCTGTGCATCCGGTCGCAGATCGATCAATCGCTGCTCGATCTGCGTCGCTCGTACGGCGGTATCTCCGACACCAAAGAGTCCCAGCCGCACATCCGAGCAGCAGCCGGACGCATCCAACGTCACTACGGCAATCACCCCAACGAGCGCCAGATCGTGCTGCCGAGGTGCGACCTCTTGAACCGACCAGCCCGTCTGATCTGGGAGATACGGCAGGCGAATTTCGGTCAAGATGTCCGTGGGTTGAAGCGCAGTGGTACACGCGGCGACGAAAAATGCATCGGGATCGAGCTGGCGCGTGCGACCATCCGCTCCCATGACAACGAACTGCGCGTCGACGACCTTCGCCAGGGCTGGAAGCTCTGCCGCCGGGTGCCCAAGTGCTACGCTCCCGCCGATCGTTCCACGATTGCGAATCGGAATATGTCCAACCCAGGACAACGTTTCCGCGAGCAGGGGCAAATGTTCGCGGACAGCCGGACTCTGCTCTGCGCTTCGCTGGCGGGTCATAGCGCCGATGCGAAGGCTCTGCTGGGCGGCCTGGATGTAGGCCAGCTCCGTGACGTGGTTCAGATCGATGATCACCGTGGGGCGTACCAGGCGGGCATTCATCAGCGGCATCAGGCTTTGCCCGCCTGCCATAAGCCTGGCCTCCGACCCATATTCTCTAACCAGCGCAAGCGATTCTTGGAGATTTGCTGGTGCGTAATACTCGAATGCCGACGGCTTCATGCGCGATCTCCTCACATGCACCGGTGAGACGGAACAGGACCACGGCAAGGCACCTGATGTGCGCAGCTACATTCTAGCACAGCGAGACACCATCAATCCAGCCGCGTGTGTACCAACGAGCCTGTACAGGCGCCGTCGCCCGGCGTCCGCGCCGCACGTGTGGGAGTAGGGCCATGCGCCGCCGGGCTTCACCCGCCTTAAGCCGTTGCCTCTTCTGCCGTCGCCGACAGCTCGTGCAGCAGCTTCCCGATCAAGACCTCGCGCTCCTGAAGCTGTGCCCGAAAGCTGCGCGTATCGGTCGCACGAATCTCGCTCCGGAGATCCGTGAGATACGTGGTGAGCACCAGGCGGAGCTGCGCTGCTTCTTCTGGGGTCAGCGTGAGCGTTACCATCTCTGCACCTCCTCGTCGTTAACGAGATCAGCATATCGTAGGCCGCGGGCTGTCGTCGTTCATCACGCGCAGCGATCAGACCGGCAACGCTGGCGATCCGTCTTCCTCTGGACCGAGCTCGCGGGTTTCGGCACACGTAGCTTCATCGACCAACGCCAACGCCGCAGGGCTGGCATATAAGCGCGCTGGCGATCCATTGCACGTGCCGGGGCTGAAGTCTGGTCGCTGAGCTTCTCTCCCACACCTGCCAGGTCGATGTTTGGTATGATAGTCCAACACTCGCGACGATCCGCCCATGACGATGAAGGCGTGCATCCTGACCACAACGCACGCCTCCATCCGATGGGTACGGTTCCACTCAGGAAGGAGGCGGCGGCTTCGCCCGGAGGGCGCCCGCTACCGCATGGGGCTGGGATTTCCACCGCCGATGTTGTATGAAGAAGCTGAACCTGGACATGCCCGCGACGCGACGCGATCCGGAGAGCGGCTATACGCTGCACGGTCGGCGGTTCGACGATCCGTACGCCTGGCTGGAGCGGCTCGACGACGCAGAAACGCAGGCATGGATCGCCGCGCAGGAAGCCGTCACGCACGCTGTGCTACGCACGGTGCCGGGACGCGACTGGCTGCGGGCAGCGGTCGCTCGCTCGGCGCGTCAGGCGCGGCTGTCGCCGCCGATCCGCAGCGGGCCGCACGGACGCGAGTTCCTCTGGCAGGCGGATGCCAGCGACGAGAAGCTGAAGCTCATGCTGCGGCGCGCCCCTGCGGCACCGCTTGAGACGGTGCTCGACCCCAACACCTGGGCGAGCGACAAGGCGCTGGTGTTCGCCGTGCCGTCTCCCGACGGCGCGCTGGTCGCGTTCGGGAAGTCCGTCGGCAGCACCCACGACGCGGTGATTCAGGTGCTCGATGTCGAGACGGGGCGGCTGCTGCGCGACCGGCCACGCGGTACGAGCCACACGTCGCTGACGTGGCGGCCCGACGCATCGGGGTTTTTCTATGCGGCGTGTCCCGATCCCGGCGAGGTGCCTCCGGGCGACGAGGCCCACTGGAACGCGATCTACGAGCACCGGCTCGGTTCGGACGCGCCAGCTCGCCGGATCTTCGGCGACGACCGTGTGAAGGAGTACTGGTGCTCCGTCAGCATCAGCGAGTGCGGACGCTTCGCCGTGCTGTACATGTGGGACTTCGTACACGCCAACGTCGTCTATCTGCTGCGCCTCGCCGACGACACGCTGGTGCCCGTGGCTCCCGCGATGCGCTCGATCAATCAGGTGCAGGTGATCGGCGAGTCGCTGCTCATCCATACCGACCTTGACGCGCCGCGTGGCCGTGCCTGCGTCGCGTCGCTCGCGGCACCGACGGAGTGGCGGACGCTCATTCCCGAAAGCGCGGACACGCTTCAGACAGTTGTCGGCGTCGGCGGGCGGCTCTACGCGGTCTACTCACATGCGGCGGCGCACCGTGTGCGCATCCACGCCGAGGACGGCGTCTATCTCCGCGACCTTGAGCTGCCGATGCTCGGCTCAGTGAATCGCAACGATGGATCAGGCATCATCAGCGGCGTTAGCGGCGCCTGGGGCGGCGATGACGTGTGGGTGAGCTTCGAGTCGTACGTGCAGCCACGCTCCGTGTATCGGTATGACTACGCCGCGAATCGCCTCTCACCATACGACGTGCCTGACGTTGGGATCGACCCAGCCGCGTACGTGACGAGCCAGGTCTGGTACGAGTCGCTCGACGGGACGCCCGTATCAATGTTCATCATCCACCGCAACGACCTGCCGCGCGACGGGTGCCAGCCCGTGCGTCTGAGCGGCTATGGAGGCTTCAACATCTCCGTTGAGCCGCGCTTTTCGGCGCTCAACGCCGCCTGGCTGAAGCTCGGCGGCGTACTGGCCTTCGCCAACGTGCGCGGCGGCGGCGAATACGGTCGCGCCTGGCACGAGGCGGCACGCGCCACACGGCGGCAGAACGCCTTCGACGATTATATCGCCGCAGCGCGCTGGCTCGTCGCGGCGGGCTACACAACGGCCTCCAGGCTCGCCTCGCGCGGCAACAGCAACGGCGGTCTGCTTGTCGCCGTCACCGCCATGCAAGCGCCCGAAGCCTTCGGAGCCGTGTTGTGCCGCGCGCCCACCCTCGATATGCTGCGCTTTCCACGATTCGGCCACATGAGCTCGGCGATCGTCGAATACGGCTCGCCCGACGATCCCGTCGAGGGCAGGTATCTCGCCGACTACTCGCCGTATCACAACGTGCGAGCCGATCGCCGCTATCCCGTGATGATGTTCGTGTCGGCGTTGAACGACCGCGTCGCGCCGCCCTACGATCCGCTCAAGATGGTTGCCAGGCTCCAGGCCGACGCCAAGCAGGGCGGACCCTATCTCCTGCTGCCGCTCCGAGACACAGGGCACGGCGGCGGCACCTCGCTGACGGCGCTCATCGAGCAGGACGTCGACGAGCTGAGCTTTTACTGCTTGGCGCTCGATGTCGCGCCACCCGCGCCGGACGAGGCCAGCCGCGCACCGTCGGCGGACGCGCAGTGAGCCAGGGAGCGCGGCGGCAGCGCTGTCGACAGACGGAACCGTCGCGCTCAAGCCACGGCTCCGTGTGCTGGCTGTGGACAGCCCGATCTCGCTGATGTTAACGGTGAGATCGGGCTGCGGTCATGACGCCTGTGGCGTCGGTCCTCCGGGCACAGCCGCACGACCGCGTGCTCTCGCCGTGCGTATTATGACAAGCTATGACCGCGTGTGCTCGCTCAAGCTTCTTTCGGATTCTCGCTCTCATCTCATAGGCTGCCAGGCAACGGGTCGTGGCCGTGATTCGGGTACGCTGCCTCTTCGCACCCAAACCGCCTCCGCCCCTCGTGTCCGCCGACGCGAGCCGTGAAACCACCATCCCGCGCGCATCTTCCCCTTCCGCGTGCGCAGATGTCGTCCGGCGTGACAGGCTGATGCCGGAAAGAAGTATAGGCGTCCTCGCACGCCGTGGATTGGCTCGGCCACGCCGCTCCCCGAAACCGGCGTGCCGTCACGGAAGCGCATCCACGGCATTCTGATGCCGTAGACAGGCGAGCCATGAGGCCCGACGCCTCGGATGCGCCATGTCGTTTTTTCGCAAGTCGCTTGATTCCGGCCCTGCGCCGACAGCGACGCGCTGCCCGTGAACTTGTGCAGATCGTACAAATCAGAAGCGGGTACATTTATATCGTCTGGCTATTGCCAACCAGCCGTCGACGCCGTAGGCTACTCCCACAACTCGTTGACGGACCCCTGATGGACGATCCTCGGCACTGCCTCGCGCGAGACGCCATCACTTCCCCTTGCGGATGCATGACGCATCCGTGCGCTTTCGTCAATCATCGGAACCAGCCTGCTACGACAGCTTCTGCTACGACAGCCTCTGCTATGACAGCCGAACGCACCGCTGCTGCTCCACATCGTCGGTACTACGCACTGCCGCACTGATCGCTGCGCGCCAGACGCGCCGCTGCATGATGTCAGCGCTCCGCGTCGGTTCCGCGCCGCTGCTATGGGCACGACATCAGAGGAGGTTTGTGATGGGAGTATTTGTCAGCGAGGGCGTCCCACGGCTGCTTCAAGCGATCGTCACGTTTGAAGGGCGCGGGCTGCGCGTGCCGCAGGCGCTCGATCTGCGCTACACGGTGCCGACCGGCAAGACATCGGGCATGTTCTATTTTCGGGGCGGCAGCACCGTCAGCGGCATGGTCAATGTCGCCGTGCTGCGCGACGGCCAGCCGATGCGCTACTTTCCGATCGCCGCCGATAGCACCGTCCACGTATCGCTGGCAATCGTCGAGGACCTGCCCGCTGGCACGCGGATCGAGATCTGCGCAGCCGGTGAGGGATCAGGCCTGTTGATCCTCGACATCGGCTTTCTCGAAGTCTAGCGGAGCGATGAGCGTGGCGCGTTTTCACAACATCGAGCATCAGGTCGTCGTCGAGACGCTGACGCACGCGAACGGCCTGGCCGTCGAGCGGGTGCGACGCTTCGACCACACCACCGCGCTGCCGACGTACGAGCGCTGGTCAGGCTGGGCATTTCGGATCATGCTCGGCGGGACACGTTATGTCGAGCATGACGCCCAGGTGTACACGCTTGCGCCCAGCTCGATCCTCTGGCAGAGCCCACTTGATCATCCCGTGCGGCTGCGCGCGCTGCCTGGCACGAGCGCCGACCACCTCGTGGTGCGATGGAGCGACCGGGGCTGGCGGCGCTGGCTCTCGATGCAGCCCGGCTTCGCGCAGCGCCACGAGACGCTGATGATGCGCCGCCCGGTCGTGGCGCTTGGCGTCGCGCCGCCGCAAGTGCTGCTCGTCATCCGCGATCTGCTGGCGCTCAACGAGGCGCTCCGACCGTCGGCATACGCGATGCAGCAGCACGCCGCCCTGCTGCTGCATCTGCTCGGCGGCCTCCACTTCGACCGGCACCCGCACGCCGCACCGCCTGAGCAGCGCCGACGGGTCGAGGCGGCCCAGGCGTACCTGGCGCGCGACCTGTCGCAGCCGCCGAGCCTGATCGAGCTGGCGTCCGCGCTCAACGTGAGTCCGCGCCAGCTTCAACGCGATTTTGTCACCTGCACCGGCCTCACACCGCGACGCTATCTCAACATTATGCGGCTCAGCGAGGCCAACGCGCTGCTGTCCGAAACCAACCTGCCGATCGCGACGATCGCGGCACGGCTTGGCTATGTCAGCCAGACCCATTTCAGCACTGCATTTCGCCAGGTGTACCAGTGCAGCCCGCGCCAGCTTCGCGCGGCAATGCATGGACAGGTTGGCGAAGAAGCGGACGAATAGACATGACCTGGAGGAGGAACCCGTGATGAGTCAGACACCGATCGAACAGATAAAGGCGGCCAAAGACGGCCTCGCGGTCTTGCCCGACATCTACCGCTATGCCCGCGAAGGCTTCGCCGCGATTCCGGCAGACGATCTGGAGCGCATGAAGTGGTACGGCCTGTTCCATCGCAAGCAGACGCCCGGCTACTTTATGATGCGCCTTCGCCTGCCAAACGGCATCGTCTCCAGCGCGCAGCTACGGACCCTGGCCGGTATCGCCCGCGATGTTGGACGCGGCAGCATCGATCTGACGACGCGCCAGAACGTGCAGCTCCGCTGGATCGAGATCGAGCATGTGCCGGAGATCTTTGAGCGGCTGCACCAGGCTGGCATCAGCGCGCAGCAGACGGGCCTGGATAACTACCGCAACGTGATGGGCTGTCCGCTGGCGGGGCTGCATGAGGCTGAGGTCTTCGACGCCGCGCCGATCGCCCGCGCCGTCTCGCTCGCGCTGCTGGGACGCGAGTTCAGCAATCTTCCGCGCAAGTTCAACATGTCGATCAGCGGTTGCCGCCACGACTGTGCGCACAGCCGCTCCAACGACATCGGCCTGACGCCTGCGGTCACGCACCGCAGCGGCTTTGAGGTGCGCGGCTTCAACATCAGTCTGGGCGGCGCGCTCGGCGGCACCTGGCCGCAGCTCGGCCAGCCCATCGATGTGTTTCTGCGTCCCGAACAGGCGCTGCCGTTCTGCCGCGCCGTGCTGAGCGTGTTCCGCGATCACGGCAGCCGCGAAAAGCGAACCGAGGCGCGGCTCAAGTGGCTGATCCACGAGTGGGGCAAGGAGCGCTTCCTCGCCGAGGTCGGGCGTGCGTTTGGGCAGCCGTTCGAGCCTGCGGGCGAGTCGCTGCTGATCGAGCACAACGGCGATCATATCGGCGTGCAGCCACAGCGCGACCCCGGCTTCTTCGCCGTGGGATTGCTGGTGCCGGTGGGCCGTACCAACGCCGAGCAGATCGACGAGCTGGCCGATCTTGCCGAGATGTACGGCACCGGCGAGGTCCGGCTCACCGCCGATCAGAACGTGATCATCCCCCATGTGCATGAGTCGATCCTGGAGCGTCTGCTGCAAGAGCCGCTGCTGACCGCCTGGCTGGTCGATCCGCCCGGCGCGCTGCGCGGCCTGTCGAGCTGCACCGGCAAGGACTTTTGCCATTTCGCGCTCAACGATACCAAGGGCCTGGCGCTCCAGATCGCGCAAGAGCTGGCGGCGCTCTGCCCTGGCCGCGAGCGTATCGACATCAAGGTTTCAGGCTGCGTCCATGCGTGCGGACAGCATCACATCGGGCAGATCGGCTTGCAGGCGCAGCGCATCCGCCAGGAAGACGGCACGATCGTCGACGGCTTCGATCTCTTCGTCGGCGGTGGTCACGATCGCCTGGCCGAGCTGCACGAGCGCAAGGTTCCCGCCGATCAGGTGGCCCGGCGCATCGCCGAGGAGCTGGCACAGATGGAACCGGATGAGCTGGCGCTGGTCGCCGAGGTGTGAGGCTATGACCGAAGCAACCGAAACGCTGGTGCGCTCGCAATGTCCCTACTGCGGCGTGGGCTGCGGCATTCAGCTTACCGTCCGCGATCGGCAGATCGTGCGCGTGCAGGGCGATCCGCGCCATCCGGCGAACGCGGGCAAGCTCTGCATCAAGGGCGCGACCCTGGATCAGGTGCTCGACACGCCCAATCGCCTGCTGCAGGCGCTGCATCGTCCGGCGCGGTGGGACGATCTCGCGCCGCTCCCGCTCGATCACGCCCTGGATGCTGCGGCAGACGGGCTGCGCCGGATGCTGGCGGAGCACGGGCCGAGCGCCGTCGCCTTCTACGTGTCGGGCCAGCTCACCACCGAGACGACCTACCTGATCAACAAGTTCTGTAAGGGGCTGCTCGGCACCAACACGATCGATGCCAACTCGCGGCTATGCATGGCGAGCGCTGTCGCCGGATACACGCTGGCGTTCGGCAGCGACGGCCCGCCCTGCTCGTATGCCGACATCGAGGCGGCAGATGCGTTCTTCATCTGGGGCAGCAACACCGCCGAGTGCCATCCGATCGTCTACCGCCGCGTCGAGAAGCAGGTCCGGCAGCACGGCGCGAAGCTCGTGGTGGTCGATCCCCGCTGTACCGCGACGGCCAGGTATGCCGATCTGCACCTGCCGATCCAGCCCGGCGGCGATACCGCCCTGCTGAATGGGCTGCTGCACATCCTGATCCGCGATGGCGCATACGATCCGGACTTCATCGGGCAGCATACCGAGGGCTGGGAGGCGGTCGTCGCCGCAGCGCAGGATTGGACGCCTGAGGCGACGGCGCAGGCAACCGGCTTGCAAGCCGAGCAGATCGAGTACGCGGCAGCGCTCTTTGCCCAGAGCGAGCGGACGCTGAGCCTGTGGAGCATGGGCGTCAACCAGAGCCGCAACGGCGTCGCCAAGGTCACGGGCATCATCAATCTCCACCTCGCCACGGGCAAGATCGGCCTGCCCGGCAGCGGCCCGTTTTCGCTCACGGGCCAGCCGAATGCGATGGGTGGCCGTGAGACGGGCTACCTCGCGCATCAGCTGCCTGGCTACCGGCAGATCGCGAATCCGCAGCATCGCGCCGAGATCGAAGCGTTCTGGGATCTGCCGCCCGGCGCGATCGATCCACAGCCGGGACCGCCCGCGATCGAGATGTTCCAGCGCCTCGCCGACGGGACGATCAAGGCCATCTGGATCATCGGCACCAATCCCCTGGCGTCGCTGCCGCATAGCGCGATGGTCGAGCGGGCGCTGAGTCGTGCGGATCTGGTGATCGTGCAGGAGGCCTATGCCACGAGCGCGACGCTGCGCTACGCCGATATTGTCCTGCCGGCGGCGCAGTGGGCCGAGCAAGACGGCACGTTTACCGCGTCGGATCGGCATGTGACGCTGCTGAACAAAGCGATCGACCCGCCTGGCGAGGCGCGTCCCGACTGGCAGCTCGTGCAGGCCGTGGCACATCGCCTGGGCTACGGCGATCGGCTTGCCTACCCGGATGCCGCCGCGATCTTTGACGAGTTCCGGCAGATCGCCCACGGCGACTCGCCGCTCGACCTGCGTGGCGTCAGCCATGCGCGGCTGCGCGCGGGTCCGCTCCAGTGGCCGTGCCCCGACGACGATCATCCGGGGACGCCCCGGCTGTACGGCGATGGCCGCTTCGCGACGCCGAGCGGACGGGCGCGCTTTCATCCTGCCAGCTTTGTGCCGCCCGCCGAGCAGCCCGACATCGAGCATCCCTTCTGGCTCACGACCGGTCGCGTGCTGGAGCAGTGGCATACGCGCACCCGCACCAGCCAGGTGCCGAAGCTTAACCACAAGGCAGCGCACAGCTACGTGGAGATCCACCCGGTGGATGCGCTCGCGCTCGGCCTCGGCGATGGCGATCGCGTGACGCTGGTCGGGCGGCGCGGCGACTGTACGAGCATCCTCCGCATCAGCGATCAGATCGCGCCGGGCACGCTCTTCATGCCGATCCACTGGGAGGACGCCAATCCCAACCGGCTGACGAATCCGGCGATCGATCCCCGCAGCAAGCAGCCGGAGCTGAAGGCCTGCTCGGTTCAGCTTCTGCCGGTTGCAGAACTACCGACGCTCGCGCCGCAGCGGGAGCGGGTACGGGTCGCGGCGAGCGATAGGGCCGGGCTTCACGGCGTACGTGCGCCACACAAGGAGGAACGATGACCAGCTTACAGGGAGCGGTAGTCGCGCTGCTCGAAGCGCGCATGAGCAGCGAGCTTGCCAGCCTTGTCCTGCGGCACGGCGGCGAGCCGCTGTGCGTACCGGCGGTGCGGGAGTCAGGGCGATCCTGTACCGCCGAGGTGAGTCGGCTGATCGACGGTGTCAGCGCTGGCACCTACACCATGCTGATCTGCGCGACGGGCGTCGGCGTGGAGACGCTGATGC
The sequence above is drawn from the Herpetosiphonaceae bacterium genome and encodes:
- a CDS encoding nitrate reductase, with the translated sequence MTEATETLVRSQCPYCGVGCGIQLTVRDRQIVRVQGDPRHPANAGKLCIKGATLDQVLDTPNRLLQALHRPARWDDLAPLPLDHALDAAADGLRRMLAEHGPSAVAFYVSGQLTTETTYLINKFCKGLLGTNTIDANSRLCMASAVAGYTLAFGSDGPPCSYADIEAADAFFIWGSNTAECHPIVYRRVEKQVRQHGAKLVVVDPRCTATARYADLHLPIQPGGDTALLNGLLHILIRDGAYDPDFIGQHTEGWEAVVAAAQDWTPEATAQATGLQAEQIEYAAALFAQSERTLSLWSMGVNQSRNGVAKVTGIINLHLATGKIGLPGSGPFSLTGQPNAMGGRETGYLAHQLPGYRQIANPQHRAEIEAFWDLPPGAIDPQPGPPAIEMFQRLADGTIKAIWIIGTNPLASLPHSAMVERALSRADLVIVQEAYATSATLRYADIVLPAAQWAEQDGTFTASDRHVTLLNKAIDPPGEARPDWQLVQAVAHRLGYGDRLAYPDAAAIFDEFRQIAHGDSPLDLRGVSHARLRAGPLQWPCPDDDHPGTPRLYGDGRFATPSGRARFHPASFVPPAEQPDIEHPFWLTTGRVLEQWHTRTRTSQVPKLNHKAAHSYVEIHPVDALALGLGDGDRVTLVGRRGDCTSILRISDQIAPGTLFMPIHWEDANPNRLTNPAIDPRSKQPELKACSVQLLPVAELPTLAPQRERVRVAASDRAGLHGVRAPHKEER